The DNA window AAGGTGACGAAGGATCCGGAAACCGGGCGCCGCGAGGTCGTTCCGACGAGCGACGAAATCGAGGAGCTGCCCGCCGATCTCGTGCTGCTGGCGATCGGGTTCGAAGGCGTCGAGCACATGCCGCTGCTCGACGGGCTGGAACTGAGCCTGACCCGGCGCGGCACGCTTTCGTGCGGCGCGGACTGGCAGACCTCGGCGCCCGGCGTGTTCGTCTGCGGTGACGCGCACCGCGGCGCTTCGCTGGTGGTGTGGGCGATCGCGGAAGGCCGTTCGGTGGCGAACGCGGTGGACGCCTACCTGACCGGCGATTCGGACCTGCCCGCCCCCGTGCACCCGACCGCCCTCCCACTCGCCGTCGTCTGACTTTCACAGCGCTACGAGCCAGGTCGTTCAGGCTCCGGAAGGCCACAGCGATGGCGGGCGCGCGTCGCGGGGGTTCCGCGAGATCGGTGGCGGGGAGCGCGCTTGGTCCCCGAAGGCCACCTTCGGGGACTCTAGCGCCACTTTCTCGGCCCTCGCGGTGTGTGCGGGCGGGGCTGCTGGTGCCCCGAAGGTGACCTTCGGGGCGCTCAGGTCCCCGAAAGCCACCTTCGGGGCACAGCGACCCGAGCCTGCTCGCAGCGCAGTGAACTCCCTAGAGCGGAAATCCCTAGAGCGGGCGGGAGTAGCGCACCAGGGGCAGGGGCGGGCTGCCGCCGACGGATTCGTCTTTCGCGGCGCCGTCGAAGTGCCAGCCGCGTGCTTCGTAGAACCGGCGCGCGGGCTCGTTGCCGTCGAGTACCCACAGGGCGGCGCGGTCCTGGCGGGATTCCCGGAGCGCGTCGACGGCGCGGTCGTGGAGTTTCGTGCCGATGCCGTGGCGCCAGTGCGCGGGGTGCAGGTAGATCGCGTACAGCTCACCGGTTCCCGGTGGCGTCCGGGTGTCCAGCGGTGGTCCCGCCGCGGCGAACCCGACCACGACTTCGTCGTGCGTGGCGACGAAAACGAGGTTCCCGTCGAGGATTCTGGCGCGCCAGATCGCTTGCAGTTCCGGCACCGAGAGACCGTCGAGGAAGCTTTTGGGCAGGAAGCCCGTGTAGGCCGCTTGCCAGGACAGGACATGGGTTTCCCCGATCGCGTCGGCGTCGGCCGGGGTGGCTGGCCTGATGGTCACCGGCGCAGTATGCCCGTTGACCGCGTGCCGTGGCAGGTAACGGGAAAGCGGGATGAGCGCCGTTCCGGCGAGGGCGCCGCACGTGCCGACGATCAGCCACGGCAGCCAGGATGCGACCGAAAACAGGCCGACGATGCCCGGTGCGGCCACCCCGGCGACGGTGAACGCGTATTGGAACGCCGCGAGGTACCGGCCTCGCAAGGGGCGTGGCGCGGCGGCTTCGGCGAGCGCGTTCGCTCTGGCGCCCATGAGGTTGGACGCGGCGATCAGCACCGTCGTGGCGAGCAAGAAAACCGGCCGCGATTCGGGCGGCACCCACACCGCGGCCGCGGAAGCGAGGCACCACAGAACGGCGAGCGCGGCGCCGTAGGCCATCGCCGTGGTGCGGGGAAGGCGGCGCGTCGCGCGCACCGCGAGCGTCGCGGCGAGGCAGCCGACGGCGGTCACCAGCGCCACCATCGCGCCGGGCAGCCAGGACGGCCCGCGCAGGGTTTCCAGCACGTACACCGGGATGCCGACGAGGAAGAAGTCGACCGCGAGCCCGAGTAGCGCGCCGACCACGATCAGTGCCAGATACGGCCGGTTCCGCAACACGTTCAGCGAGGCGTGCCCGCTGCGGTGGCAGAGGTGCGGCAACCGCAGCCGCGTGAGCAGGATCGCCCCGGCGGCGAGGAAGGTGACGCTGTCGGCCGCGACCGCGAGGCGGAAACCGGTCGGCCCCGCGCCGGCGAGGAGCGCGCCGACGCAGAGCCCGCCGAGCCCGAACGCCGCCGACCGCACCATGCCGGCGAGCGCGAACGTGTGATCCTTGGGGCCGGGGCCCGCGGTGTCACCGATCAACGCGAACAGCGAGCTGTAGAACGCTTGCTGCCCCGCGGCGAGCAGGATCGCGCCGAGCAGGACGAGCAACGGGCCGGTGGCGGCGAAATAGGCCATCGCCGCGGCGGCCTGAACAAACTGTGCGCAGATTACGACGGCCCTCGGGCCGAAACGGTCGACGAACCTTCCCGCGATCGGGGGAATCACGAGACCCGCGGTGGTACCGATGGTGATGATCGCGCCGGCTTCCCCGATCGGCAATCCGGCTATCCGGGTGGCGTAGACGACCGGCAGCGGCAGGAAAAGCCCGGAACCGAAGTTGTCGATGCCCAAGGCGAAGAGCAAGGCCGTCCGGTTGCGGCGCAAGGTGAGCTCCGAGGATCTGAGCTTCACGGCGCTGATGGTCAAGGCGAAGCCTTCCCGCTCGCGGCGAAAACATCCGGCGATGCACCACGGTGACACGAGACCGGTGCGAATGCGCCCGCTGTCCACCAGTCGGCGCAGAGACCGTTAATTCCTGCGCGGTAAGGGTTTCCTCTAACGGAGCAACATCGCGCCAGCGGTCCCGACAGGACTCTCGGCCGGCGCGGGCGAGCCACGTGGGCGCGATGACCGCGAACCCGCGGACCACGTCCACTCCGTGGGCATGCCGTCCCAATAACGGGTCGGGTGTCCTGCTTCGTATGCTGGGGTGGTGAACTGGACCGTGGACGTCCCCGTCGACACCCTGCCCGAACTGCCGCCGCTGCCGCCGGAGCTGCGGGACCGGCTCGATGCCGCGCTGGCGAAGCCCGCGGCCCAGCAACCGCCGTGGCCGGACGACGCGCTGACCCAGCGCGTGCGCGGTGTGCTCGAAAGCGTGCCGCCGATCACGGTGCCCGCCGAGATCGACCGCCTCAGCGAACGCCTCGCCATGGTCGCCCGTGGTGAGGCGTTCCTCTTGCAGGGCGGTGACTGCGCGGAGACCTTCGAATCCAACACCGAGCCGCACATCAGGGCGAACCTGCGCACCCTGCTGCAGATGGCCGTGGTGCTCACCTACGGCGCGAGCCTGCCGGTGGTGAAGGTCGGCCGGATCGCGGGCCAGTACGCCAAGCCGCGGTCCGCCGCGACGGACGCGCTCGGTCTTCCGGTGTACCGCGGCGACATCGTCAACTCGCTCGTCGCCAAGCCGGAGCTACGGGTACCGGATCCCGGCCGGATGATCCGCGCCTACGCGAACGCGGGCGCCGCGATGAACCTGGTGCGCGCGCTGACCGGGGCCGGGATGGCGGATCTGGCGCAGGTGCACGACTGGAACAAGGACTTCGTGCGCACCTCGCCCGCGGGCGAGCGGTACGAGGCCCTCGCCGCCGAGATCGACCGCGGCCTGCGGTTCATGTCGGCGTGCGGGGTCACCGACACCTCGTTGCACTCCACCGAGATCTTCGCGAGCCACGAGGCGCTGCTGCTCGACTACGAGCGCGCGCTGCTCAGGCTGGACAGCCGCGACAACGAGAACCCCAAGCTGTACAACCTCTCGTCGCACTTCCTGTGGATCGGGGAGCGGACGCGGCAGCTCGACGGCGCGCACATCGCCTTCGCCGAGTTGCTGTCCAACCCGATCGGCCTCAAGATCGGACCCACCACGACCCCGGACCAGGCCGTGGAATACGTCGAGCGCCTGGACCCGCGCGGCGAGCCGGGCAGGCTCACGCTGATCTCCAGGATGGGCAACGGGAAGGTGCGCGACGTGCTGCCCGCGATCGTGGAGAAGGTCGAGGCGTCCGGGCACCGGGTGATCTGGCAGTGCGACCCGATGCACGGCAACACGCACGAATCCTCCACCGGGTACAAGACACGGCACTTCGACCGGATCGTCGACGAGGTGCAGGGCTTCTTCGAGGTGCACCGCCAGCTCGGCAGCTACCCCGGCGGGATCCACATCGAACTCACCGGCGAGGACGTCACCGAATGCCTCGGTGGCGCGCAGGACATCTCGGACCTCGACCTGTCCGGCCGGTACGAGACGGCGTGCGATCCCCGCCTGAACACCCAGCAGTCGCTGGAGTTGGCCTTCCTGGTAGCCGAAATGTTGCGCGGCTAGCGGACACGCGAAGCGGCCCCGGCGGGATCTCCCCGCCGGGGCCGCTTTTCGTTGATCGGCGGGGATCTTCCGCCGAAGCGGGTTCTCGTGTGCCCCGAAAGTGACCTTCGGGGAACTCAGCGCCCCGAAGGTCACTTTCGGGGCATGGGGCCCCCGCCTCGGGTCAGAGGCGTTCTTGGAGTGCGTCGGCGGCGGCGAGCAGATCCGCCGCCCAGCGCGCGCCTGGCTTGCGCCCGATGCGTTCCACCGGACCGGAAACCGAGACGGCGGCCACCACGGTGCCCGAGGAATCCCGTACCGGCGCGGAAACGCTGGCGACGCCCGGCTCGCGTTCGGCCACGCTCTGCGCCCAGCCGCGGCGGCGGACTTCGAGCAGCGTCCGCT is part of the Amycolatopsis sp. CA-230715 genome and encodes:
- a CDS encoding MFS transporter; its protein translation is MKLRSSELTLRRNRTALLFALGIDNFGSGLFLPLPVVYATRIAGLPIGEAGAIITIGTTAGLVIPPIAGRFVDRFGPRAVVICAQFVQAAAAMAYFAATGPLLVLLGAILLAAGQQAFYSSLFALIGDTAGPGPKDHTFALAGMVRSAAFGLGGLCVGALLAGAGPTGFRLAVAADSVTFLAAGAILLTRLRLPHLCHRSGHASLNVLRNRPYLALIVVGALLGLAVDFFLVGIPVYVLETLRGPSWLPGAMVALVTAVGCLAATLAVRATRRLPRTTAMAYGAALAVLWCLASAAAVWVPPESRPVFLLATTVLIAASNLMGARANALAEAAAPRPLRGRYLAAFQYAFTVAGVAAPGIVGLFSVASWLPWLIVGTCGALAGTALIPLSRYLPRHAVNGHTAPVTIRPATPADADAIGETHVLSWQAAYTGFLPKSFLDGLSVPELQAIWRARILDGNLVFVATHDEVVVGFAAAGPPLDTRTPPGTGELYAIYLHPAHWRHGIGTKLHDRAVDALRESRQDRAALWVLDGNEPARRFYEARGWHFDGAAKDESVGGSPPLPLVRYSRPL
- a CDS encoding class II 3-deoxy-7-phosphoheptulonate synthase; its protein translation is MNWTVDVPVDTLPELPPLPPELRDRLDAALAKPAAQQPPWPDDALTQRVRGVLESVPPITVPAEIDRLSERLAMVARGEAFLLQGGDCAETFESNTEPHIRANLRTLLQMAVVLTYGASLPVVKVGRIAGQYAKPRSAATDALGLPVYRGDIVNSLVAKPELRVPDPGRMIRAYANAGAAMNLVRALTGAGMADLAQVHDWNKDFVRTSPAGERYEALAAEIDRGLRFMSACGVTDTSLHSTEIFASHEALLLDYERALLRLDSRDNENPKLYNLSSHFLWIGERTRQLDGAHIAFAELLSNPIGLKIGPTTTPDQAVEYVERLDPRGEPGRLTLISRMGNGKVRDVLPAIVEKVEASGHRVIWQCDPMHGNTHESSTGYKTRHFDRIVDEVQGFFEVHRQLGSYPGGIHIELTGEDVTECLGGAQDISDLDLSGRYETACDPRLNTQQSLELAFLVAEMLRG